The Aureispira anguillae genome contains a region encoding:
- a CDS encoding nucleotide pyrophosphohydrolase has translation MTLKEAQQKVDHWINTIGIRYYGELTNTAILMEEVGEVARLMARIYGEQSFKTAAQEASAKDDLAEEMGDVLFVLLCLANQAEVDLGAALQKIMDKRSIRDKDRHANNPKLKK, from the coding sequence ATGACACTAAAAGAAGCACAACAAAAAGTAGATCACTGGATCAATACAATTGGAATACGTTATTATGGAGAATTGACCAATACAGCTATTTTGATGGAAGAAGTTGGAGAGGTCGCTCGCTTAATGGCTCGTATTTATGGTGAACAATCCTTCAAAACAGCAGCTCAAGAAGCATCTGCCAAAGATGATTTAGCAGAAGAAATGGGAGATGTACTCTTTGTACTCCTTTGTCTTGCCAATCAAGCAGAGGTTGATTTAGGTGCTGCGCTACAAAAGATTATGGACAAACGCTCTATAAGAGATAAAGATCGACATGCCAATAATCCAAAACTAAAAAAGTAA
- a CDS encoding DUF6702 family protein: MNKYILIGVMSIISYASCAHAPNEAFFELFESEGKLLIKAEFPWTIRKVLLDAFPQLNNAKSQEEMDQGFLAYLQQRIHLLDEKNQLIQIQKILKAPNPNGHGHGVVYLLVLESFSTIKSIQNTCMFEAYPNQQNFHTLEVNNKKVINFVTSHDAPLYFFQSGTNYLLWIGGILGILLVGGLVQRYFK; this comes from the coding sequence ATGAACAAATACATCCTAATTGGGGTAATGAGTATAATTAGCTATGCTAGTTGTGCTCATGCCCCTAATGAAGCTTTTTTTGAATTATTTGAATCAGAAGGAAAACTGTTGATCAAAGCAGAATTTCCATGGACGATTCGAAAGGTATTATTAGATGCTTTTCCTCAACTAAACAATGCCAAAAGTCAAGAAGAAATGGATCAAGGCTTTTTAGCTTATCTTCAACAACGCATTCACCTCTTAGATGAAAAAAATCAGTTGATCCAGATTCAAAAAATTCTAAAGGCCCCAAATCCTAATGGGCATGGACATGGAGTTGTCTATCTGTTGGTTTTAGAATCTTTTTCCACCATAAAGTCAATACAAAATACCTGCATGTTTGAAGCTTATCCCAATCAGCAAAATTTCCATACCTTGGAGGTCAACAATAAAAAAGTAATAAACTTTGTAACTTCCCATGATGCGCCCCTCTATTTTTTCCAATCAGGAACGAATTACCTACTTTGGATAGGAGGAATATTGGGAATTTTGCTAGTTGGTGGCTTGGTGCAACGTTATTTTAAATAA
- a CDS encoding YHYH protein has translation MKNRNPFVLCLFAIIVWTGCREEAKNCQPSHELDRSRGNCTVTLSTSPSYHESTNGNWRTINTNSIPNHQVGVFGKVSGAINPHAIAAQNETYSITTNPTIATSKTMLLSNYGPAYSFGVLMNGVEVDPIAAEPWPHEGVMAPNVNWTWNLEAMNIQIGLDCNNAHVQPQGKYHYHGSPTLYLAALNISTSTMTLVGWAADGFPIYYKYGYSDPQDATSAVVELTSSYQLKTGERPEDGTNGPCGTYNGIYSNDYEYSNGLGLLDECNGRTGVTPEFPNGTYYYVITDDFPSIPRCFVGTPSNDFKI, from the coding sequence ATGAAAAATAGGAATCCCTTTGTATTATGTTTATTCGCTATTATTGTATGGACAGGTTGTCGAGAAGAAGCCAAAAATTGTCAACCTAGCCATGAACTGGATAGATCAAGAGGCAATTGTACCGTTACATTATCAACTTCTCCTTCTTATCATGAATCAACCAATGGTAATTGGAGAACCATCAATACCAATAGTATTCCTAACCATCAAGTAGGGGTATTTGGTAAGGTTTCTGGAGCAATTAACCCTCATGCTATTGCTGCTCAAAACGAAACCTATAGCATTACTACTAATCCAACCATAGCAACTTCAAAAACAATGCTTTTGAGCAATTATGGTCCTGCCTATTCTTTTGGAGTATTGATGAATGGGGTAGAGGTAGATCCTATTGCAGCTGAACCTTGGCCACATGAGGGCGTAATGGCTCCCAATGTCAATTGGACATGGAACCTCGAAGCCATGAATATTCAGATTGGCTTGGATTGTAATAATGCACATGTTCAACCGCAAGGAAAATATCATTATCATGGTTCTCCAACCTTATATTTGGCAGCGCTAAATATCAGTACATCTACGATGACATTAGTGGGCTGGGCGGCAGATGGTTTTCCTATCTATTATAAATATGGCTATTCTGATCCTCAGGATGCGACTTCAGCGGTCGTTGAATTGACTTCTAGTTATCAACTCAAAACAGGAGAGCGACCAGAAGATGGAACCAATGGTCCTTGTGGTACTTATAATGGCATCTATTCAAATGATTATGAATATAGCAATGGTTTAGGCTTGTTAGATGAGTGTAATGGTAGAACAGGAGTGACGCCTGAATTTCCTAATGGTACCTATTATTATGTGATAACAGACGATTTTCCATCTATACCAAGGTGTTTTGTAGGAACTCCTTCCAATGATTTTAAAATCTAA